A portion of the Hoylesella buccalis ATCC 35310 genome contains these proteins:
- the feoB gene encoding ferrous iron transport protein B, which translates to MKLSDLKTGETGVIVKVTGHGGFRKRIVEMGFISGKKVEVLLNAPLKDPVKYKVMGYEVSLRHSEADMIEVVSLEEARTQKPAENNYQGAISDDDVDGIQRVTEQQIRAVAMQKSRTINVALVGNPNCGKTSLFNFASGAHERVGNYSGVTVDAKEGHASFEGYHFNIVDLPGTYSLSAYSPEELYVRKQIIEKTPDVVINVIDTSNLERNFYLTTQLIDMHLRIVCALNMYDESEDRGDRIHIDKLSELFGIPMVPTVFKNGRGVKELFHQVIETYEGKEDAQPQFRHVHINHGHEIEQGIADIQAFLKQDENIRQRYSTRYLGIKLMEHDHDVEKMISSMPQADKIFAARDKADRRVREETNTDSETAVMDAKYGFIHGALKEAAYKTGNKKDTYQLTHWLDSFITHKVLGFPIFIALMWLMFEVTFSLGQYPMDWIESGVAWLGQAISTYFPDGPIKDMLVDGVIGGVGAVIVFLPQILILYFFISYMEDSGYMSRAAFIMDKLMHKMGLHGKSFIPLIVGFGCNVPAVMATRTIESRKSRLITMLILPMMSCSARLPVYIMIIGTFFSTQYRSTMMMSLYLIGILMAVFLGWLFSKFVIKGEDTPFVMELPPYRLPTWKAITRHTWEKGKLYLKKMGGIILVASIIVWALGYFPHNEHLSRAEQQEQSYIGRIGKAIEPVFRVQGFSWKLDVGIVAGVGAKEIVASTIGVLYSSEGSVEEDDATSDEPEKYSRLRKQMTADGITPLTAYAFLLFILLYFPCVAVIAAIKGETGSWKWALFSAGYTTLLAWIVSAAFYQIGSLFIS; encoded by the coding sequence ATGAAGTTATCAGACTTAAAAACAGGCGAAACAGGGGTAATTGTTAAAGTTACCGGTCACGGTGGCTTTCGCAAACGCATCGTTGAAATGGGCTTTATCAGCGGGAAAAAGGTTGAAGTGCTATTGAATGCGCCCTTGAAAGACCCCGTGAAATACAAAGTGATGGGTTACGAAGTGTCACTAAGACACTCCGAGGCCGATATGATTGAGGTGGTGTCACTTGAAGAGGCCCGAACGCAAAAACCAGCTGAAAACAATTACCAAGGAGCCATTTCTGATGACGACGTCGATGGAATCCAACGTGTAACAGAACAGCAAATCCGTGCTGTTGCGATGCAGAAGAGCCGAACCATCAATGTAGCCTTGGTGGGAAACCCTAACTGCGGGAAGACATCATTGTTCAATTTTGCATCCGGCGCACACGAAAGAGTGGGCAATTATTCGGGTGTCACCGTCGATGCCAAGGAAGGTCATGCCAGCTTTGAAGGCTATCATTTCAACATAGTTGACCTTCCCGGCACTTATTCGCTTTCGGCTTATTCGCCGGAAGAACTCTATGTGAGAAAACAAATCATCGAGAAAACACCAGATGTCGTCATCAATGTCATAGATACCTCAAACTTGGAGCGAAACTTTTATCTAACGACACAACTCATTGACATGCACCTTCGTATCGTCTGCGCATTAAACATGTACGACGAGTCTGAAGACCGAGGAGACCGGATTCATATCGACAAGCTTTCCGAACTTTTCGGCATCCCGATGGTTCCTACTGTATTTAAAAATGGAAGAGGCGTTAAGGAGCTGTTCCATCAGGTTATTGAGACATACGAAGGCAAGGAAGACGCCCAACCACAATTCCGCCATGTACATATCAATCATGGGCATGAAATAGAGCAAGGCATTGCTGACATCCAGGCTTTCTTGAAACAAGACGAAAATATTCGGCAGCGCTACTCTACCCGATATCTTGGCATCAAGCTGATGGAACACGACCATGACGTGGAAAAAATGATCAGCTCCATGCCCCAGGCAGACAAGATATTTGCTGCCAGGGACAAAGCTGACAGACGCGTAAGGGAGGAAACGAATACCGACAGTGAGACTGCGGTGATGGATGCGAAATACGGCTTTATTCATGGAGCACTGAAAGAGGCTGCCTACAAAACAGGAAACAAGAAAGACACCTACCAGCTTACGCACTGGCTGGACAGCTTTATCACGCATAAAGTATTGGGTTTCCCTATCTTCATAGCCTTGATGTGGCTGATGTTCGAAGTAACTTTCTCACTTGGTCAATACCCCATGGATTGGATAGAATCCGGCGTTGCCTGGCTGGGACAGGCCATTTCCACCTATTTTCCTGACGGCCCCATCAAAGATATGCTCGTCGACGGTGTCATTGGGGGTGTAGGTGCCGTCATCGTCTTCTTGCCACAGATATTAATTCTGTATTTCTTCATCTCTTATATGGAGGACAGCGGTTACATGTCTCGTGCGGCTTTCATCATGGACAAGCTGATGCACAAGATGGGATTGCACGGCAAATCGTTCATTCCTCTCATTGTGGGTTTCGGCTGTAATGTGCCGGCAGTGATGGCAACACGAACCATTGAAAGCCGAAAGTCAAGGCTCATCACCATGCTCATCTTACCCATGATGAGCTGTTCGGCCCGACTTCCCGTTTATATCATGATTATCGGAACGTTCTTCTCGACCCAGTATCGGTCAACGATGATGATGTCGCTGTATCTCATTGGCATCCTCATGGCCGTCTTTCTGGGCTGGTTGTTCAGCAAATTTGTCATCAAGGGTGAAGACACCCCCTTTGTGATGGAACTTCCCCCGTACCGATTACCGACCTGGAAAGCCATCACCAGACATACTTGGGAGAAAGGAAAATTGTACCTCAAGAAGATGGGTGGCATCATCTTGGTGGCCAGTATCATTGTCTGGGCATTGGGCTATTTTCCCCATAACGAGCATCTGTCCAGGGCTGAACAGCAAGAGCAGAGCTATATTGGACGCATTGGCAAGGCCATAGAACCAGTATTCAGAGTTCAAGGTTTTAGTTGGAAACTGGATGTGGGCATCGTGGCAGGTGTTGGAGCTAAAGAGATCGTGGCTTCAACAATAGGTGTACTCTATTCGTCAGAAGGGAGTGTTGAGGAAGATGACGCAACATCAGATGAGCCCGAGAAGTATTCACGACTGAGAAAACAAATGACAGCCGATGGCATCACGCCGCTAACCGCATACGCTTTCTTGCTCTTTATCCTGTTATACTTCCCCTGCGTGGCCGTTATAGCTGCCATCAAAGGCGAAACAGGCAGTTGGAAATGGGCATTGTTCTCGGCCGGTTATACCACGCTTCTGGCATGGATTGTATCTGCAGCCTTCTATCAAATAGGAAGTCTGTTTATCTCATAG
- the rsmG gene encoding 16S rRNA (guanine(527)-N(7))-methyltransferase RsmG, translating into MNIEAILKYFPSITEEQKKQYGMLQELYSDWNAKINVISRKDIDHLYEHHVLHSLSIAKLIGFIDETKILDLGTGGGFPGIPLAIMFPKCNFTLIDGTGKKVRVAEEIAHSIGLKNVTTKHIRGEEEKGIYDFVVSRAAMSLPDLAKIAKKNISKEQRNVLPNGIICLKGGDLDAEIKPFKRIVENCSISNWFDEEWFKEKNIVYLPL; encoded by the coding sequence ATGAACATAGAAGCGATACTGAAATATTTTCCTTCCATAACGGAAGAGCAGAAAAAACAATATGGCATGCTTCAAGAACTGTATAGCGATTGGAACGCAAAAATCAATGTCATTTCACGCAAAGACATTGACCATCTGTATGAACATCATGTTTTGCATTCGCTGTCTATTGCTAAATTGATCGGTTTCATCGATGAAACAAAGATTTTAGACTTAGGGACAGGAGGTGGTTTTCCTGGTATTCCCTTGGCCATTATGTTTCCAAAATGCAACTTCACGCTCATCGATGGAACGGGAAAAAAGGTTCGAGTGGCCGAAGAAATCGCCCATTCCATCGGTCTAAAGAATGTCACAACCAAGCATATCAGAGGTGAAGAAGAAAAAGGTATCTATGATTTTGTGGTGAGTAGAGCCGCCATGTCTCTCCCCGACTTGGCCAAAATCGCCAAGAAGAACATATCCAAAGAGCAACGAAATGTTTTGCCAAACGGAATCATCTGCTTGAAAGGAGGAGATCTTGACGCTGAAATTAAACCGTTCAAACGCATCGTTGAGAACTGTTCGATATCAAATTGGTTTGACGAAGAGTGGTTCAAAGAAAAGAACATTGTCTATCTGCCACTTTAA
- a CDS encoding DUF3298 domain-containing protein encodes MLKKNGLQAISFAIDSTTYLANNAHSPKCEVSIQMQCMRGKNALKINQTLIQSGFLVTNSLSQTNESTDMEKALRTFVSQYMNEYINTYGPLYRADSTNPTTYNRRYQLKSELQNNQKDILTYIIYLSTAAGTSQTSNQTIAKNFNLKTGELITLSDLFIEGYEESVKDIILEKLQKRLKNHRTGFQKHEGSLTDGDIYITDNYVIGKNKITFIYCEDEIVSHEYGEVRVDLSKSELKKYLK; translated from the coding sequence GTGTTGAAGAAAAATGGTTTACAAGCCATATCCTTTGCGATAGATTCAACCACGTATCTGGCAAACAACGCTCACTCCCCCAAGTGCGAAGTATCCATCCAAATGCAATGTATGCGAGGAAAAAACGCTCTGAAAATCAACCAAACATTGATTCAATCTGGTTTTCTGGTGACAAATAGCTTATCTCAAACAAACGAGTCGACCGACATGGAGAAGGCCCTGCGTACCTTTGTAAGCCAATATATGAATGAATACATCAATACTTATGGTCCGCTTTACCGTGCAGATTCTACCAATCCAACCACCTATAACAGACGTTATCAACTGAAATCGGAACTCCAAAATAACCAAAAAGACATCCTCACATACATCATTTACTTGTCAACAGCTGCGGGAACGTCGCAAACATCAAATCAAACAATTGCAAAAAACTTCAACTTGAAGACTGGAGAGTTAATCACTTTGTCAGACCTGTTCATTGAGGGTTATGAAGAATCTGTAAAAGACATCATTCTTGAAAAGCTTCAAAAACGTTTGAAAAATCATCGAACTGGATTCCAAAAACACGAAGGAAGTTTGACAGATGGCGATATTTACATCACTGATAATTATGTCATTGGCAAGAATAAAATAACTTTCATCTATTGTGAAGATGAGATTGTGTCCCATGAATATGGCGAGGTGAGGGTTGATTTAAGCAAATCTGAATTAAAGAAATACTTAAAATGA
- a CDS encoding alpha amylase C-terminal domain-containing protein, translating to MKNNTSHHPKGAETKHQEEVASELGIIKNDPYLEPYANAICGRHEHAMATQRRLTQNGKFTLSEFASGHHYFGLHPTAEGWVFREWAPHATAIYLVGDFNNWEERPEYAAKRVEGTGNWELMMDKTSIHHGDLYKMHVHWEGGQGERIPAWVNRVVQDNQTKIFSAQVWCPEVPYAWKTTNFKASRDPLFIYECHIGMAQDAEKVGTYTEFKDYVLPRIVKAGYNCIQIMAIQEHPYYGSFGYHVSSFFAASSRFGTPEELKELIDAAHQQGVAVIMDIVHSHAVKNVVEGLGNLAGDPNQYFCPGDRREHPAWDSLCFDYGKDEVMHFLLSNCKYWLEEFHFDGFRFDGVTSMLYYSHGLGEAFTNYSDYYNGHQDGDAICYLTLANQVIHEVNPDAITIAEEVSGMPGLAAKVKDGGLGFDYRMSMNIPDFWIKTIKELKDEDWKPSSIFWEIKNRRSDEQTISYCESHDQALVGDKTIIFRLIDADMYWHFKKGDENALVHRGIALHKMIRLVTASTMNGGYLNFMGNEFGHPEWIDFPREGNGWSHKYARRQWNLVDNQELDYHYLGDFDRAMVNLLKSQKGFNKTVVQEIWHHDGDQILCYMRGDLVFVFNFSPSQSFVDYGFLAPAGSYQVVLNTDDPQFGGNGLTDDSVEHLTNFDPLYEEANKGWLKLYIPARSAMVLKKK from the coding sequence AAACGGAAAGTTTACTTTAAGCGAATTTGCTTCGGGACACCATTATTTTGGTTTGCATCCAACTGCAGAAGGGTGGGTGTTCAGAGAGTGGGCACCCCATGCGACGGCCATTTATCTGGTTGGTGACTTCAACAACTGGGAAGAACGGCCTGAATATGCCGCCAAGCGTGTTGAGGGAACGGGCAACTGGGAACTGATGATGGACAAAACTTCCATCCACCATGGTGATCTTTACAAGATGCATGTTCATTGGGAAGGTGGACAGGGTGAGCGCATTCCGGCTTGGGTGAACCGCGTGGTTCAAGACAATCAGACTAAGATTTTCTCGGCTCAGGTATGGTGTCCAGAGGTTCCTTACGCATGGAAGACAACCAACTTTAAAGCCTCCAGAGATCCGTTGTTCATCTACGAATGCCACATAGGCATGGCGCAGGATGCCGAGAAGGTTGGTACATACACCGAATTCAAGGATTATGTGCTGCCGCGCATCGTGAAAGCTGGTTATAACTGCATACAGATTATGGCCATACAAGAGCATCCTTATTATGGCTCTTTTGGCTATCATGTCAGCTCATTCTTTGCAGCATCCTCGAGATTTGGTACACCAGAAGAACTGAAAGAGTTGATAGATGCAGCCCATCAGCAGGGCGTGGCTGTCATCATGGATATCGTGCACAGTCATGCAGTCAAGAACGTGGTTGAGGGACTGGGTAATCTTGCGGGCGATCCTAATCAGTATTTCTGTCCCGGTGACAGACGCGAACATCCTGCATGGGACAGTTTGTGCTTTGATTATGGCAAGGACGAGGTGATGCACTTCTTGCTGTCCAACTGTAAATATTGGTTGGAAGAATTCCATTTCGATGGGTTTCGTTTCGACGGAGTCACCTCGATGCTCTATTATAGCCATGGATTGGGGGAGGCGTTTACCAACTATTCCGATTATTATAACGGTCACCAGGACGGTGATGCCATTTGTTATCTGACATTGGCAAACCAGGTTATTCATGAAGTGAACCCAGATGCGATAACTATTGCCGAAGAGGTTAGCGGCATGCCGGGCTTGGCTGCCAAGGTGAAGGATGGCGGCTTGGGCTTTGATTACCGCATGTCCATGAACATACCCGATTTCTGGATCAAGACCATCAAAGAGCTGAAGGATGAAGATTGGAAACCCAGCTCCATCTTTTGGGAAATCAAGAACCGGCGTTCTGACGAGCAGACCATCTCGTATTGCGAGAGTCATGACCAGGCCTTGGTAGGTGATAAAACCATCATCTTCAGGCTGATTGACGCTGACATGTATTGGCACTTCAAGAAAGGTGATGAAAATGCACTGGTTCATCGTGGTATAGCACTTCACAAGATGATCAGGTTGGTTACTGCATCCACAATGAATGGAGGTTATCTTAACTTCATGGGAAACGAGTTCGGGCATCCTGAATGGATTGATTTTCCAAGAGAAGGAAATGGATGGAGCCATAAATATGCTCGAAGACAGTGGAACCTGGTGGACAATCAGGAACTGGATTATCATTATTTGGGCGACTTCGACCGCGCGATGGTCAACCTGTTGAAATCACAGAAGGGATTCAACAAAACGGTGGTTCAGGAGATTTGGCATCATGATGGCGATCAAATATTGTGCTACATGCGGGGAGATTTGGTGTTTGTGTTTAACTTCTCGCCCTCCCAATCATTTGTTGATTATGGCTTTCTCGCTCCGGCAGGAAGCTATCAAGTTGTGTTGAATACGGATGATCCCCAGTTTGGCGGTAATGGTTTGACAGATGATAGCGTGGAGCATTTGACCAACTTCGACCCTCTGTACGAAGAAGCAAACAAGGGGTGGCTTAAATTATACATCCCGGCACGCAGTGCTATGGTCTTGAAAAAAAAGTAA
- a CDS encoding MBL fold metallo-hydrolase, translating into MLNIKCFECNMLQENCYVVSDETKECIIIDCGAFHEKEQKAIAQYIEAQGLKPVDFIATHGHVDHHFGDQFVYTKYGLKVKVHRADAFLMQLLQEQAEAFVGVKLSDDFPSVGQYLNQDDIISFGTHQFTLIETPGHTPGSVFFYCQEEDVAFSGDTLFHLSIGRTDLQGGSMFQMIQSLRMLSQLPDNTKIYPGHGEPTTIGTELAGNPYMDR; encoded by the coding sequence ATGCTCAATATCAAATGCTTCGAGTGCAATATGCTGCAAGAAAACTGCTATGTAGTCAGTGATGAAACCAAGGAATGTATCATCATTGATTGTGGGGCCTTTCATGAAAAAGAGCAGAAAGCCATAGCACAATACATCGAAGCTCAAGGTTTAAAACCTGTTGATTTCATCGCCACGCACGGACATGTCGATCACCATTTCGGCGATCAGTTTGTCTATACAAAATACGGATTAAAGGTGAAAGTTCATCGTGCTGACGCTTTTTTGATGCAACTACTGCAAGAACAAGCTGAAGCGTTTGTGGGTGTTAAGCTTTCTGACGATTTCCCAAGTGTGGGTCAGTATCTCAACCAAGATGATATCATATCCTTCGGAACACACCAATTCACATTGATAGAAACTCCGGGACACACACCTGGAAGCGTGTTCTTTTATTGTCAAGAAGAGGATGTTGCATTTTCAGGCGATACATTGTTTCACCTATCCATCGGAAGAACTGATCTTCAGGGAGGCTCCATGTTCCAGATGATTCAGAGTTTAAGGATGCTTTCACAGCTTCCTGACAACACTAAGATATACCCTGGACATGGTGAACCAACAACAATCGGCACTGAACTCGCAGGAAATCCCTACATGGATCGCTAA
- a CDS encoding HAD family hydrolase has translation MFNTALFDLDGVVLDTESQYTVCWDRLGKIYKPDIPHFAHLIKGQTLTQIFDRYFKDEKKAQHEIENQLIEFEKNMDYAFIPGVIAFIKDLKQHHVNTAIVTSSNQQKMANVYQRHPEFETFFDVILTSEDFKRSKPDPDCYLTAAAHFAVSHNQCVVFEDSINGLKAGKAAQMKVCGLATTNSVELIEPLSDMVINDFVGMSYEKLCAMV, from the coding sequence ATGTTTAACACAGCACTTTTTGATTTAGACGGAGTCGTACTGGATACCGAGTCTCAGTATACTGTTTGTTGGGATCGGTTAGGTAAGATTTACAAACCTGACATACCGCATTTTGCCCATCTTATTAAGGGACAGACCCTAACTCAGATATTCGATCGGTATTTTAAAGATGAAAAAAAGGCGCAACATGAAATAGAAAATCAGCTCATTGAGTTTGAAAAAAATATGGATTACGCATTCATTCCTGGAGTTATTGCCTTTATCAAAGACCTGAAACAGCATCACGTTAATACGGCCATTGTAACAAGTAGCAACCAACAGAAAATGGCAAATGTATATCAACGTCACCCAGAATTTGAAACGTTCTTTGACGTTATCCTTACCAGTGAAGACTTTAAACGCAGTAAACCTGATCCGGATTGTTACCTTACAGCTGCTGCTCATTTTGCTGTTTCGCACAACCAATGTGTTGTATTTGAAGATAGTATCAACGGATTGAAAGCGGGAAAGGCCGCTCAAATGAAGGTTTGTGGACTGGCAACAACAAACTCTGTTGAGTTGATTGAGCCTTTGTCAGATATGGTTATTAATGACTTTGTTGGGATGAGTTATGAAAAGTTGTGTGCAATGGTTTAA
- the cdd gene encoding cytidine deaminase, translating into MEQIDINISIESYQLGELSPQDQELVQAAIEATKNAYANYSRFYVGAALRLENGKIVIGANQENAAFPSGLCAERTAVFAAQANYPDSPIETLAIAGRNEKGVLPSPITPCGACRQVILEIEDRYKKPIKILLYGTQKIYCVRSVKDLLPLSFVDDNMR; encoded by the coding sequence ATGGAACAGATTGACATTAATATCTCGATTGAGAGTTATCAGCTTGGTGAACTTTCACCACAAGACCAAGAGTTGGTTCAGGCCGCCATAGAAGCTACCAAGAACGCATACGCGAATTACAGCCGATTCTATGTGGGCGCTGCTTTAAGACTTGAAAATGGAAAAATAGTGATAGGAGCCAACCAAGAAAATGCTGCATTCCCATCAGGTTTATGCGCAGAGCGTACTGCTGTCTTTGCGGCTCAAGCCAACTATCCCGACAGTCCCATTGAAACTTTGGCCATTGCAGGCCGGAACGAGAAAGGCGTATTGCCTAGTCCCATCACACCTTGTGGAGCTTGTCGACAGGTCATACTGGAGATAGAAGACCGATACAAAAAGCCTATCAAAATTCTCTTGTACGGTACTCAGAAAATCTATTGTGTCAGAAGCGTGAAAGATCTGCTTCCGCTGTCGTTTGTAGACGATAACATGCGCTGA
- a CDS encoding right-handed parallel beta-helix repeat-containing protein has protein sequence MNIRFSIIVCLFALIGFTACHDEDTFSSSPNHLLTFSSDSIKLDTVFSNIPSAAKSFWVYNHSGGGIRCSNVRLERGNQTGFRVNVDGIYLGKDVGYATSEIEIRKNDSIRVYVELTAPPKYADVPQRIEDNIVFALENGKEQKVNLNAYAWDAIFLRDHHVKNDTVLSGTKPIVVFGKLTVEENKTLRIAAGTTLYFDQRAGIDVYGRLSIEGEPQKEVVLRGNRLDRMFDYLPYDGLSGQWQGVHIYPSSNENAISYADIHGAYNGLVIDSADIAKQKLIMANSTIHNCQGYGLLTRHSQVSINNSVFSNTLNDCVSIDGGDVVMNGCTLAQFYPFDSNRGVALRLSAASSPLIQFVCNNSLVTGYSAHEVMRNPGKDASQLHFAFENCLLRMPREESADSVYFKNVIYEDVKDTIQAGHKNFLLIDTDSLRYDFRLREKSLAIGKANQATSLPLDRDGRKRDERPDIGAYEYFKP, from the coding sequence ATGAATATACGATTTTCTATTATAGTTTGTTTGTTTGCACTGATTGGTTTCACCGCATGTCATGATGAAGATACCTTTTCTTCATCACCTAATCATTTGCTGACATTCTCCTCTGACAGTATCAAACTTGATACCGTCTTTTCCAATATTCCCTCGGCAGCCAAATCTTTTTGGGTTTATAACCATTCAGGAGGAGGCATTAGATGTTCTAACGTCAGGTTAGAACGGGGCAATCAGACGGGGTTTAGAGTCAATGTAGACGGTATTTATCTGGGTAAAGATGTGGGATATGCAACTTCAGAGATTGAAATTAGAAAGAATGACAGCATTCGTGTGTATGTAGAATTAACCGCTCCGCCTAAATATGCAGATGTGCCGCAACGCATTGAAGACAATATTGTGTTTGCATTGGAGAATGGAAAGGAGCAAAAAGTTAATCTGAATGCCTATGCTTGGGATGCCATTTTCTTACGCGATCATCATGTTAAGAACGATACAGTACTATCAGGAACCAAGCCCATTGTGGTGTTTGGAAAACTGACAGTTGAAGAAAACAAGACTTTGCGCATAGCTGCTGGTACGACATTGTATTTCGATCAACGTGCAGGCATTGATGTCTATGGTCGACTGTCCATTGAGGGAGAACCGCAAAAAGAAGTTGTTTTGCGAGGCAACCGACTGGATCGTATGTTCGATTACCTGCCTTATGATGGGCTGAGTGGTCAGTGGCAGGGCGTACATATTTATCCTTCTTCCAACGAGAATGCCATTTCGTACGCCGATATCCATGGCGCATACAATGGTTTGGTTATTGATTCTGCCGACATAGCGAAGCAAAAACTGATCATGGCCAATTCAACCATCCACAATTGTCAAGGATATGGCTTGCTGACTCGTCATTCGCAAGTTTCCATCAACAATTCTGTTTTCAGTAATACCCTCAACGATTGCGTTTCAATTGATGGCGGCGATGTGGTGATGAACGGATGTACCTTGGCGCAATTTTATCCATTTGACTCTAACAGAGGTGTGGCTCTAAGATTGAGTGCGGCATCTTCGCCCTTAATTCAATTCGTTTGTAACAACTCACTTGTTACGGGCTACTCCGCCCATGAGGTGATGAGAAACCCTGGAAAAGATGCCTCTCAGTTGCATTTCGCCTTTGAGAACTGTTTGCTACGCATGCCTCGTGAAGAGTCAGCAGATAGTGTTTATTTTAAAAACGTGATATATGAAGATGTAAAAGATACGATTCAGGCTGGTCACAAGAACTTCCTTTTGATTGACACTGATAGCCTGAGATATGATTTCAGATTGCGAGAAAAATCTTTGGCCATAGGAAAAGCCAACCAAGCAACATCCTTACCCTTGGATAGGGATGGCAGAAAGAGAGATGAACGGCCGGATATCGGCGCCTATGAATACTTTAAACCCTAA
- the ruvC gene encoding crossover junction endodeoxyribonuclease RuvC — translation MTTPQQQQIKEKVILGIDPGTNVMGYGVIKILERKPSMVAMGVIDMRKTDDPYLRLGHIFDRITGIIDEYLPDEMAIEAPFFGKNVQSMLKLGRAQGVAIAAAIHHDVPIHEYAPLKIKMAITGQGQASKEQVAGMLQRLLKINQSEMPHFMDATDALGAAYCHFLQMGRPSADNKYHGWKDFINKNKNRLSQSSTK, via the coding sequence ATGACAACTCCCCAACAACAGCAAATCAAAGAAAAAGTGATACTGGGAATCGATCCTGGTACCAATGTAATGGGTTATGGCGTCATTAAGATTCTTGAAAGAAAGCCTTCCATGGTAGCCATGGGGGTGATTGACATGCGAAAGACTGATGACCCTTACCTTCGATTGGGACATATTTTTGATCGTATCACTGGCATTATTGATGAATATCTACCCGATGAGATGGCCATTGAAGCACCTTTCTTCGGAAAAAACGTGCAGTCCATGTTAAAGTTGGGACGTGCCCAAGGAGTGGCCATCGCTGCGGCCATTCACCACGATGTACCCATTCATGAATATGCTCCGCTCAAGATTAAGATGGCTATCACTGGTCAAGGTCAGGCCAGTAAGGAACAAGTGGCTGGGATGCTTCAAAGACTTTTGAAAATAAATCAAAGCGAAATGCCGCATTTCATGGACGCTACAGACGCCCTCGGGGCTGCCTATTGCCATTTTCTTCAGATGGGAAGACCCAGCGCAGACAACAAGTACCACGGCTGGAAAGACTTTATCAATAAGAATAAAAACAGACTTTCACAATCGTCTACCAAGTAA
- a CDS encoding DUF6057 family protein, with protein sequence MITQSIARLNDTLLIRWVSSILFCCFTFVYLYVYQADVLAVAQHILSEGKTSYHAGVGAILITLTLYLVHLGVSYFCRPSGIGYSLTFFPSLLLLTILTDISDNIDRNFSLGGWWIAAPLLLLAYGGLMWVLKRNRHQVEEGKAYEVFVHLLWQNIMSLGVMFVLVGLFSNHDVAFHERAKMEQAIVNKEYKDALEVGKNNLKTDSNLVMLRAYCLSKTHKMGESLFEYPLMGESQSLLPNGSSVRMLMTPDKDVYRYIGVIPRQQMPVMRYLKLITESRKAKKPAGDYLLCGYLLDKNLDKFVVHLPRYYHVDSLLPKHYREALVLYTHSRSNPKLVYHDAVTDADYRDYQDLEKKYPEKMVRQTKIRDIYGKTYWYYFHYHQKK encoded by the coding sequence TTGATCACACAGTCTATAGCTCGTTTGAATGATACGTTGTTGATACGTTGGGTGAGCAGCATTCTCTTTTGTTGCTTTACTTTCGTGTATCTATATGTGTACCAAGCTGATGTTTTGGCCGTGGCGCAACATATACTGTCAGAGGGAAAAACCTCTTACCATGCTGGTGTCGGGGCAATATTGATTACCTTGACACTCTATCTGGTGCACCTTGGCGTATCTTATTTTTGTCGTCCTTCAGGAATAGGGTACTCGCTTACCTTTTTCCCCTCATTACTACTGCTGACGATTCTGACAGATATTAGTGATAACATTGACCGCAACTTCTCGTTGGGAGGATGGTGGATAGCGGCACCTTTGCTGCTGTTGGCCTATGGAGGCCTGATGTGGGTTCTCAAGAGAAACAGGCACCAAGTGGAAGAAGGAAAAGCGTATGAGGTGTTTGTGCATCTCTTGTGGCAAAATATCATGTCGCTGGGCGTGATGTTTGTGCTGGTAGGTCTGTTTAGTAATCATGACGTGGCATTTCATGAGCGCGCAAAAATGGAACAGGCTATCGTCAACAAGGAATACAAAGATGCGCTGGAGGTGGGGAAAAACAATTTGAAAACCGATTCAAACCTTGTGATGCTGCGTGCTTATTGCTTGTCAAAGACGCATAAAATGGGGGAGAGTCTGTTTGAATATCCTTTGATGGGCGAGTCTCAATCGCTGCTGCCAAATGGCAGTTCAGTGAGAATGTTGATGACACCAGATAAAGACGTGTATCGTTACATCGGTGTCATACCTAGACAGCAGATGCCTGTCATGCGCTATTTGAAACTCATCACGGAGAGCAGAAAGGCCAAGAAACCAGCCGGAGATTATTTGTTATGCGGCTATTTGTTGGATAAAAATTTGGACAAGTTTGTGGTTCATCTTCCTCGTTACTATCATGTTGACAGCTTGTTGCCTAAACATTATCGTGAGGCATTAGTGCTTTATACCCATTCGCGTTCAAATCCAAAGCTGGTATATCATGATGCGGTGACAGATGCGGATTACAGAGATTATCAGGATTTGGAAAAAAAATATCCCGAAAAGATGGTCAGACAAACCAAAATTCGGGATATCTATGGGAAAACATATTGGTACTACTTTCATTATCACCAAAAGAAGTGA